From a region of the Onthophagus taurus isolate NC unplaced genomic scaffold, IU_Otau_3.0 ScKx7SY_25, whole genome shotgun sequence genome:
- the LOC111429273 gene encoding uncharacterized protein: MLTCDVCYKEFTRPDNLVRHQRTACIGKRRKVEEDQQGDVIVCEICDEHVTRQCYSSHLRSNKHKQKAFVIIDDGVEKIDSIFGDKICSFRVSDHERKYVDMKEFSNRIREKVISLIQSVRNVNGSLKVNTEIFGLYFINTKEEVEIKSFNTKNKIITVAVDLYQTYEDFMDEIMVKMSEFQERDSGWTLLEILYLEVNCNKFNPTRASSYIDLPTSIKGKRAVINVQNNDNKCFAWALMSALYQPTGLPQRISSYPDYRETELKFDCVTFPVPIRDIPKFEEENNISINVYGINSWYNGEKMVDDIVTVCICKQKRERHVNLLVVSDNFGNNHYCWIKNLSRLINTQSSTHEHQRYICEGCLQYFSTEDKLVRHQMDDCKKVKATVPSEQIKVNKFGHLEKENVLQFEGFEKKMKVPFVVYADFEAILKPLTPEEGKVYDDNKPYTARCFEHEPYAFAYYIKCAYDDNLSKFRIYRGRNAALEFIIRLEKDVIEIYKQHLRQTKDMIPLSCLDQFVHELSSVCHICDKPINKEEKVCDHDHLTGLYRGPAHSVCNINYKLPMFIPVFFHNLSNYDAHMFVKSIALNKEEVEVIAQNKEKYISFSKKIVVGETTDNKGKKRKVFMKIRFVDSFRFMASSLEKLVSYLDDKDCVEVKKKFKDSEEFRLMRQKGVFPYSFVDSFEKLEYSKLPDHTQFYDILSSSNISKEQYSRAQTVWNKFKCTTLGEYSDLYLTSDVLMLTDVFENFRTISLENYNLDPCHYYTAPGFGWDALLKMTGVKLELLSDIDMLHFFKKGIRGGLCMCVKRSAIANNKFLDDFNPEKPSSYILYLDATNLYGYAMSCKLPTGGFRWLSNQEIADIDVECLDDEHLGYVFEVDLEYPERLHNQHDDLPFCPENIIAPGSKHPKLIANLQNKSKYIIHYVNLRECVKKGLKLTKIHRALQFQQSPWMKPYIDFNSEKRMNATNEFGKNHYKQMNNIVYGKTMENVENRVDIRLVSHWENRYRRPGAEALIAKPTFKSSKIFCHNLAAIEMQKVEVKYNKPLYVGFSVLELSKAVIYNFFYNFLKEKYGENVLLLYTDTDSLILEIFTENVYQDIKENIEMFDTSNYKLNNRHNIPPGPPIVGKMKDEYPNTILTSFYGTGAKAYCINTLEGVVKRAKGVKKYVIDKNLSVSEYKRIIEDGGSVRKKMYVFRSSYHTMYTELKNKVALSAHDDKRYVMEDGCHTLAWGNYLIEDLRREDLLDNLLELLNVNMYG; encoded by the exons ATGTTGACCTGCGACGTGTGTTACAAAGAGTTTACTAGACCAGATAATCTTGTGAGACATCAACGCACAGCATGTATTGGGAAACGTCGAAAGGTGGAAGAGGATCAACAAGGAGATGTTATAGTGTGTGAAATATGTGATGAACACGTAACCAGACAATGTTATTCCTCACATCTGCGCAGCAACAAACATAAACAGAAAGCCTTCGTAATAATAGATGATGgtgtagaaaaaatagattcgatatttggagataaaatatgtAGTTTTAGAGTGAGCGATCATGAACGGAAGTACGTAGACATGAAGGAATTCAGTAACCGAATTAGAGAAAAAGTTATCAGTTTGATACAGTCCGTGAGGAATGTAAATGGTAGTTTAAAAGTGAATACGGAAATTTTTGGattgtatttcataaatacgaaggaagaagtggaaatcaaatcattcaacacaaaaaataaaattataacagtaGCCGTAGACTTGTACCAAACATACGAGGACTTTATGGACGAGATTATGGTGAAAATGTCGGAATTCCAAGAACGGGACTCAG GTTGGACCTTGTTGGAAATATTATATCTTGAAGTGAACTGTAACAAGTTTAATCCTACAAGAGCATCGAGCTACATCGACTTACCGACATCCATAAAAGGGAAGAGAGCGGTAATAAATGTGcaaaataacgataataagTGCTTTGCTTGGGCACTGATGTCCGCGCTGTACCAACCCACAGGTTTACCGCAAAGAATATCATCATACCCAGATTATAGGgaaacagaattaaagtttGACTGCGTAACATTCCCAGTACCCATCAGAGACATACCAAAATTtgaggaagaaaataacatttcaattAACGTCTATGGTATAAATTCTTGGTATAATGGAGAGAAAATGGTAGATGATATTGTaactgtatgtatatgtaaacaGAAACGGGAGCGTCATGTAAACTTATTAGTAGTCAGCGACAATTTCGGGAATAACCactattgttggataaaaaacttatctcgACTGATAAATACACAATCATCGACTCATGAACATCAAAGATATATTTGTGAGGGTTGTTTGCAATACTTTTCAACTGAAGACAAGTTGGTACGACATCAGATGGATGActgtaaaaaagtgaaagCAACAGTACCAAGCgaacaaataaaagtgaatAAGTTCGGACATctagaaaaggaaaatgttttacaatttgaaggatttgaaaaaaaaatgaaagttccGTTTGTGGTGTACGCCGATTTCGAGGCGATTCTGAAACCCTTAACGCCCGAAGAAGGAAAAGTTTACGATGATAATAAACCATATACGGCCCGATGTTTTGAACACGAACCATACGCGTTTGCGTACTACATTAAGTGTGCTTACGATGATAACTTATCGAAATTCCGAATATACCGAGGGCGAAACGCTGCTCtggaatttattataagattggagaaggatgtaatagagatctataaacaacatttgaggCAAACAAAGGATATGATACCGCTAAGCTGTCTGGACCAATTTGTACATGAACTGAGTTCCGTATGTCACATTTGTGATAAACcaataaacaaagaagagaAAGTGTGTGATCACGATCACTTGACAGGATTGTATAGGGGTCCTGCGCATTCCGTctgcaatataaattataaattaccgaTGTTTATCCCTGTGTTTTTCCACAACCTGTCGAATTACGATGCCCACATGTTTGTGAAAAGTATTGCCCTAAACAAGGAGGAagtagaggtgatagcacaaaacaaagaaaaatatatttctttttccaaaaaaatagttgtCGGAGAAACAACCGATAACAAGGGAAAGAAACGCAaagtgtttatgaaaataagattCGTCGACTCGTTTAGATTTATGGCGAGTTCTTTGGAAAAGTTGGTTTCATATTTGGATGATAAGGATTGTGtggaagtgaaaaaaaaattcaaagactCTGAAGAATTTAGATTGATGCGCCAGAAAGGTGTATTTCCATATTCGTTCGTAGATTCGTTTGAAAAGTTGGAGTATAGTAAATTGCCTGATCATACACAGTTTTACGACATATTGAGTTCAAGTAATATTTCAAAGGAACAATACTCTAGAGCACAGACTgtatggaataaatttaagtgtACAACGTTGGGAGAATACAGTGACCTGTATTTGACGTCAGATGTGTTAATGTTGACTGAcgtctttgaaaatttcaggaCAATATCTTTGGAGAATTACAATCTGGATCCTTGCCATTATTATACTGCGCCCGGGTTTGGGTGGGATGCTCTGTTAAAAATGAcaggtgtaaaattagaattgttaTCAGACATTGACAtgttacacttttttaagaaagGAATTAGAGGCGGTCTCTGTATGTGTGTAAAACGATCTGCAATAGCAAACAACAAGTTCCTTGACGATTTTAACCCGGAAAAACCATCATCATATATTCTATACTTGGACGCTACCAATTTGTATGGGTATGCAATGAGTTGTAAATTACCAACAGGCGGTTTTCGATGGTTGTCGAACCAAGAAATAGCAGATATAGATGTGGAGTGTTTAGATGATGAACACCTTGGTTATGTCTTTGAAGTGGATTTGGAGTATCCCGAAAGGTTACACAACCAGCATGATGATCTACCGTTTTGTCCCGAAAACATAATCGCTCCCGGATCGAAGCATCCTAAGTTGATTGCgaacttacaaaataaatcgaaatacatAATTCACTATGTAAACCTACGTGAATGTGTGAAAAAAGGTCTTAAGCTAACCAAAATACACCGTGCATTGCAATTTCAACAATCGCCGTGGATGAAACcatatatcgattttaactctgaGAAACGAATGAATGCTACGAATGAATTTgggaaaaatcattataaacaaatgaataatatcgTGTATGGGAAAACgatggaaaatgttgaaaatagagtCGATATACGATTAGTGTCACATTGGGAGAATCGTTACAGGAGACCCGGTGCAGAAGCTCTTATCGCAAAGCCGACTTTCAagtcatcgaaaattttctgccatAATTTGGCAGCCATTGAAATGCAGAAGGTGGAGGTCAAATATAACAAACCTCTGTATGTAGGGTTTAGCGTACTGGAATTGTCGAAAGCGgtcatttataactttttttataattttttaaaagagaaatatggtgaaaacgtattattgttatatacaGATACGGATTCGTTAATTCTCGAAATATTTACTGAGAATGTATACCaggatatcaaagaaaatatagagaTGTTCGATACCTCTAATTACAAGTTAAACAACAGACATAATATTCCTCCAGGGCCGCCGATAGTtggaaaaatgaaagatgagTACCCAAATACGATATTAACATCGTTTTATGGTACAGGAGCTAAAGCTTAttgtattaacactttggaaggAGTTGTCAAGCGTGCCAAGGGTGTGAAAAAGtatgttatcgataaaaacttAAGTGTTTCAGAATATAAACGGATTATCGAAGATGGAGGTTCTGTGCGAAAAAAGATGTATGTCTTTCGCTCCTCCTATCACACGATGTATACAGAACTAAAGAATAAAGTGGCGCTCTCTGCACATGACGATAAACGTTACGTGATGGAGGATGGATGTCATACGTTAGCTTGGGGAAACTATCTTATTGAAGATCTACGCAGGGAAGATCTTTTGGACAACTTATTGGAGTTGTTAAACGTAAACATGTATGGCTAG